A single window of Dermacentor albipictus isolate Rhodes 1998 colony chromosome 1, USDA_Dalb.pri_finalv2, whole genome shotgun sequence DNA harbors:
- the LOC135911825 gene encoding uncharacterized protein: MIRSGNLRVSAAREISRRRKATEGSVGLLRVCAVCTVCAFSQPVRAIRCSILYYSACLGKAWELDGLKEAWTQNALTGPGPDTEADQQRDTEVTQATVLADIMSFGTWLPALANLLLIWTPVQAHIYEDNLGGQISLLGPLVCFAVFIAICACFCRECRRREAMLASTTAVPADPFHTPGPIPYGPAVAGARPAPMAQPVRPPYSPPYSQPPAPSQSQPPPPGFLGYPYGSMPQDPPPPYEYK, translated from the exons ATGATACGTTCTGGCAACCTGCGGGTCTCAGCTGCGCGAGAAATCTCGAGGAGGAGAAAAGCGACTGAGGGATCCGTCGGTCTGTTGCGCGTATGCGCTGTCTGCACTGTGTGCGCGTTCAGTCAGCCTGTGCGTGCCATCCGTTGCAGTATTTTGTACTATTCTGCCTGCTTGGGAAAAGCGTGGGAACTTGACGGACTGAAAGAGGCGTGGACCCAGAACGCCCTCACAGGGCCTGGGCCTGATACTGAAGCAGACCAACAGCGGGATACGGAGGTTACGCAG GCAACTGTACTAGCGGACATCATGAGCTTCGGGACTTGGTTGCCTGCCTTGGCAAACCTTCTGCTCATATGGACACCCGTCCAGGCTCACATATATGAAG ACAACTTGGGAGGCCAAATTTCGCTTCTTGGACCCCTGGTGTGCTTCGCTGTGTTTATAGCCATTTGTGCTTGCTTTTGCCGAGAGTGCCGGCGCAGGGAAGCCATGCTAGCATCCACCACAGCCGTCCCAGCAGACCCATTTCATACACCAGGTCCCATTCCTTACGGGCCTGCTGTAGCAGGTGCAAGGCCAGCACCTATGGCTCAGCCAGTGCGTCCACCTTACAGCCCACCTTACAGCCAGCCGCCAGCACCATCCCAGAGCCAGCCGCCCCCACCAGGCTTCCTTGGCTACCCTTATGGCAGCATGCCCCAGGACCCACCGCCACCATATGAGTACAAGTGA